The DNA sequence GTCTCCTTCCTTGATATCGAGGGCTTTGAGGGCCAGGTGCAGCGCGTCCAGACCGTTGGCGACGCCGATGCACTCGGTCGTCGTGGAGAACTGGGCGTACTCAGCTTCGAACTGCTTAACGGCCTCTCCCAGTACGTACCACTGGGAATCAAACACCCGGCTCATGGCTTCGAGCACCTGGGAACGAATAGCCTGATTTTGGGGCGTGAAGGAGAGAAATGGAACTTTCATACGGCGAAGATAAAGGATACCGGCCAAGCCGGCAGAGAAGTGTGTCGTTTTTAACTGTGATTCCGGAAGCCACAGGATCAGGCAGCCACAGTGGTGCGTATAGATTTTTGCAGCCGACGGGGAAGCCAGCTGGCGATTATAAGTGCGGCCGGGACCAGCATCACAACATCAGCCTGTAGCAAGTAGCGCATTTCCATCGAACGAAAAATAATGGCCATGTAGACAAAGATGATGGCACTGAACGCCAGCCCGGGCCACAAGCCAGCCACTTTTCGGTAGCGCCAGGCACCCAGCAGGCCAAAAGCCAGCAGCACGGAGCGCCAAATGAACAGTACGCCCGAAAGGCGTTGGGCCATGGATACCTGACCATCCGGCCCCGGCTTCAGCTGATTTTTGAACAAAACTTTCTGCAGGTTTTGCAGGGGCACCGCTATCCGCCCTTTCCAAGGATGCCGCTGCAAGTAGCTTTCGCGCAGCCGGTCGTAGCCGGCACTGACTTGCGCGTTGCAGTTGTGGTGGCGCAGGGTGTTGGCAAACTGCGCTTTTCGGTATTGATCTAGGCCTTGGAGCGAGGCTTGGCCGGCCCGTGGATCTGGGCGTTGCAGCTGCATTCGCACGTGAAAGCTGGAGGCACAGGAACGGCTCAGGACAATCAAGGAATCAAGGAGCTGCTTTTCGGCCAGGGTATGAATAACCTCGTCGGGAAAGCTGGGCTTTGCGGCAAACATAAGTTCATCCATGCCCGTTGTTACGTCGTTGGTCCAGGTCAGCATCCAAGACAATGCCGATTGCACGTCTTCCCGCAGGTTGGCATAGCCAGCCGCAGCCGGCTTAAGGGGAATGAAGCGCCCCAGAACCATGTAGTTCCGGACAGGCCACCACGTGTACAGCAGCAGAAAGCCAGCCAGAGCAAATACCAACGGCCGTCGGGCAGTCGATCTGAACCGCCCTTTCATGGCATACACGGCCAGATACAGCAGCGTGATGGCCATGCATACGCCCAGAAACTCCCGTACAAATACAATAACTGCCAGCAGGGCGCCCAGCAGGGCCCAGTTCCGGCGCCGGGGATTGGCCAGCAACATAGTAGCCCACCACAGTAGCACCAGAAGCAGGCCCAGCGACTCAGTGCCAAGAACCGTGATCCACAGGATGCTGAAGGGGTAAAAGGCAAGCAGCAGCGCAGCCAGTGCGGGGGCCCAGGAATTTGGGGGCGCCAAGCGCGCCGTGATGGTATATAGCAGCCAGATTCCCAACGTATCGAGCACTAGTTGCGTAACGGCAACTGCTTGTAACGCCCCCGAGCCGAAAATCAGGTAGTGCAGCCCGTAAAACAACGGATAGCCGGGCATACGGCCCACCGCAGCTTCTGGCTCCGTTAGATCGAACGTATAACGGCCGTATTCCAGTAGGTTGTGAAAGCTAAGCAGATAGGAATAAGAATCCCCATTCGTGTAAATATCACTCTGGCGACCCAGATAATAGATTTTGGCTCCTACCAACAGGAAAAGCACGCGTATGGCCAGTCCCACAGCCAGCAATGGCCACACCTTGGGCCAGGCACTGCGCAAGCTGGCTCGCAACCCCGGTAAGTAGGCAGGCGCATCTTCTACTTCGCGGCCAGTAGCACCGACGGGGTTCAGTATCATACGATTTAAATTATACCGCAAGGCAGATTATGAAACAGAAGAATAGCCAGGGAACAGAGGCGCTTGCGCCACTTCCTACTTCGACCAGGCCAACACGTGGCTGGAACCGCCGAGCTTAAAGCCCAGCTTCTCGCAGGTCCGGAACACGGCCCGGTTGGTTGCCTGCGTCGTCATCAGCACGTATTCCGCGCCCTGCTGCCGGGCCCGCTGCACCGTTTCCGACACCAGTTTCAGGTGCCAGCCCCGGTTTTCGGGGCCCACGGCGGTGAGCACCACCCGGGAAAAGCCAGTGCCCAGCTCGGCGGCGTGAGCCCGCAGGTCGCTGATGGCTAAGAAGGAATCGACGGGGAGGTTTTCCTCGGCCGGCACCAGCACCGCGTCGCAATAGCCTTCCACGGCGGCCGAGGCATACCGGGCCAGAAACCGGTCACCGGTGTCGCCCGCAAACCAGCGGTCCGCGTGGAAACGGTCGTACTCGTTGCGCGCGGCGGCCGAAATCTGCCCAATGGCAGTGGCTTCCTCCTTGCGGGCCAGCCGTACCGGGTAGCGCGGCTGCTCAAACGTGGCAACGGCATCGTGAAAGAACAGCAGCCGGGTTTCGACCATGCGCCAGCCAGCGGCCCCCAGGGCCTGCGCCACGCGGGTATCTTCGGCCGGCAGCTCGGCAAAGCAATACGTAGCTCCCTGCTGCTGCAAGTGCTGCCGAAACGCCGTGCCTGCCGCAGCCAGCACGGCCGCCGAAGCGTCGGCGGCAAACAGCATGGTGAACACCTTGTAGACCTCGGCCTGGAAAAAGTCACTGTCCCAGGCCAGGTAGCTGTACAGAAACTGCACGGTAGCTCCCTCCTGCTCAAACGCAAATACCCGGTGCGTAGAATCAGCAGCGTACTGCTCGGCCAAACCAGTGCCGAACAGCCGCTGCTGCGTTTCTACGTCAAGCTTGCGCAGGAAATTATAGGGCGAATAAAAGAACAGCTTATCCGCCCGGGCGGCTACCAGCGCCGGGTTTACTTGGGTCCCCATACGCGGCGAAAATCTTCGTAATGCCGGATGTAATCCTGCTCGTTGTAGCGGGTAGAGGCAAACACCAGCTGCACGGCCGTGTGCGAGTACTGCATGGTGTGCCACGCATTCGGGGGCACGTACACCCCCACGTGCGGCGACTCCAGGACGAAGGTTTGCACCTCGCCATCGGGCATTTCCGTCGTCACGATGATGCGGCCGGCCACGGCTACCAGCACCTGTTCGGTGGCGTGGTGGGCATGGCGGCCCCGCACGATGCTTTCCGGCGTAAAATACGTCCAGAACGTGCGCTCAATAGGAAACGGAATAATTCCGTTGGCTTCCCCGACGGAAATGTAGCCGATATCGGTGGCGCCCAGCTTTGGAAACTCAATTAAGTGTGGCTTTTGCATATACGTCGGGGAAGACCTGGAATTAGAATGTGCGAGGCGTGTTATTTACCTGCCCGGCGGCGGCTACCTGCACGTGCTCCTTGAAGTACTCCAGGGTGCGGCGCAGGCCCTCGGCGCGGTCTACCTTCGGCTCCCAGCCCAGGATTTCCTTGGCCTTGGTGATGTCCGGCTTGCGCTTCATCGGGTCGTTCTGGGGCAGCTCCTGGTAGGTCGGCTTAAACTCCACGTTCATCAGCTTGGCAATTTCTTCCCCGAACTCCTTGATGGTGATTTCGTCGGGGTTGCCGATGTTCACGGGCAGGGCGTAGTCGCTCAGCAGCAAACGGTAAATGCCTTCTACCAGGTCATCCACGTAGCAGAACGAGCGGGTCTGCGAACCGTCGCCGAATACGGTCAGGTTCTCGCCGCGCAGGGCCTGGCTCAGGAATGCTGGCAACACGCGGCCGTCGTTCAAGCGCATGCGCGGGCCGTAGGTGTTGAAAATCCGCACGATGCGGGTTTCCAGCCCGTGGTGGTTGTGGTAGGCCATGGTAATGGCTTCCTGGAAACGCTTGGCCTCGTCGTAGCAGCCGCGCGGGCCCACGGGGTTTACGTTGCCGAAGTACTCCTCCACCTGGGGGTGAATTTCGGGGTCGCCGTACACTTCCGAGGTGCTGGCAATCAGCATGCGGGCGCCTTTCACGCGGGCCAGGCCCAGCAGGTTGTGCGTGCCCAGCGAGCCTACTTTCAGCGTCTGAATCGGAATTTTGAGGTAGTCGATGGGCGAGGCGGGCGAGGCGAAGTGCAGGATATAATCCAGCTTGCCGGGCACGAATACGAATTTCGACACGTCGGCGTGGTGAAACTCGAAGTCCTCTTTGCCGAACAGGTGCTCGATGTTGGCCAGGTCGCCGGTGATGAGGTTATCCATGGCAATGACATGGTAGCCTTCGGCCAGGAACCGGTCACAGAGGTGGGAGCCCAGGAAGCCCGCACCGCCCGTAATCAGGACGCGTTTTTTATCGGAAGTAGTAGCCATTTGGTAGCAATTGGCGCCGGCCCTGCGGCCGGCGCGTGAGGAAATATGAGCTAAAGAGTTGCCGTTTGGTTAGGCAACGGGCTCTTTGTGGTCGGTGCGGATGCCGATGCAGTGGTAGGTGAAACCAGCCTCGTGCAGCTCCTTGGCGTCGTAAATGTTACGGCCGTCGAAAATGGCTTTCTGCTTCATCAGGCGCGCTACCACGTCGAAGTTGGGCGAGCGGAAGTCGGGCCACTCGGTCACGACCAGCAGGGCGTCGGCGTCAATCAGGGCGTCGAACTCGTCCTTGGCGTAGGTGATACGGTCGCCGAGCGAGTGCTTGGCTTCTTCCATCGCCACTGGGTCGTAGGCCGACACGGTGCAGCCCGCGTCGAGCAACTTGTCGATAATCACCAGCGAGGGCGCTTCGCGCATGTCGTCGGTCTTGGGCTTAAACGACAGACCCCAGACGGCCATCTTTTTGCCTTTCAGGTCGCTGCCGAAGTGCTTGTACACTTTGTCGAACAGCACTTCCTTCTGGGCGTCGTTTACGCTTTCTACCGCCTTCAGCACCTGCATTTCGTAGCCGTTCTCCGAAGCGGTTTTGATCAGGGCCTTCACATCTTTGGGGAAGCACGAGCCGCCGTAGCCGATGCCGGGGTAGATGAACTTGGTGCCGATGCGGGCGTCGGAGCCGATGCCTTTACGCACCATGTTCACGTCGGCACCCATGATTTCGCACAGGTTGGCAATGTCGTTCATAAACGAAATCTTGGTCGCCAGCATCGAGTTGGCGGCGTATTTCGTCATTTCAGCCGACGGAATATCCATGAAGATAATCGGGTGGCCGTTGAGCAGGAAGGGCTTGTAGAGCTTGCTCATCACTTCCTCGGCGCGGGCCGAAGCCACGCCCACCACGATCCGGTCGGGCTTGAGGAAATCGTCGATGGCGGCGCCTTCCTTCAGGAACTCGGGGTTAGAGGCTACGTCGAACTCGATGTCGGCCCCGCGCTTGGCCAGGGCCTGCTCGATTTCGGTGCGCACCTTGGCGGCCGTGCCCACGGGCACCGTGCTCTTGGTCACGATAACGCCGTAGTTGTTCATGTTCTCACCAATACCACGGGCCACGGCCAGCACGTACTTCAGGTCGGCCGAGCCATCTTCGCCGGGAGGCGTACCCACGGCAATGAAAGCCACGTCGGCATCCTTAATGCCTTCGGCCAGGCTGGTCGAGAAGTGCAGACGCCCTTTCTCCACGTTGCGGCTCACCATCTCTTCGAGGCCGGGCTCATAAATCGGCAGGATACCCTTGTGCAGGTTGTCGATTTTTTTCTGGTCGATGTCGATACAGGTGACGTCAATCCCTACCTCGGCGAAGCACGTGCCGGTAACCAGCCCTACATAGCCGGTACCTACTACTGCAATTTTCATATATGTTGATGTTTGGGGAGAGAGATATTCAAGTGAAAGCCAGCGGGATGCCCCACTGGCGCGAATTGGTTGACAGGCAAAACAGGCCCAGCCCGGAGCGGCATACGGTTTATACCGGCCCCGGTTAAGCGCTACAGCTTCGCAAATAAACCATATTTGAAGATGCAATAGATGGCTCGGAACCCGTCGCGCCACCCAATTTTCTTGCCTTCGGCATACGTGCGGCCGTAGTAGCTGATGCCGACCTCGTAGATCCGCACGTTGGGCACCCGGGCTACTTTGGCCGTGACTTCGGGCTCGAAACCAAACCGGTTTTCTTCCAGGCGCAGGCCCTGAATGATGTCGCGCCGGAACAGCTTGTAGCAGGTTTCCATGTCCGTCAGGTTCAGGTTGGAAAACGCGTTGGACAGCATCGTCAGCCAGTAGTTGCCGATGCTGTGCCAGAAGAACAGAATCCGGTGCGGGTTGCCGCCCATGAAGCGGGAGCCGTACACCACGTCGGCGAAGCCGCGCAGCACGGGGTTCAGCAGCAGGTTATACTCCTGCGGATCGTACTCCAGGTCGGCATCCTGAATGATGACGTAGTCGCCGGTGGCTTCCCGGATGCCGGTGTGCAGGGCCGCGCCCTTGCCCTGGTTGATGGCGTGCTTGAGGTAGCGGATGGGCAGATCGGGGTTGGCGGCAATGTAGCGCTCAATGGCTTCCTCGGTGTTGTCGCGCGAGCAGTCGTTGACGATGATGACCTCTTTGGCCAGGCCGCCGGCCAGCTCCACCTTCTTAAGCTGATCCAGAATCAAGTGGATCGTGGGTGCTTCGTTGTAGGCCGGAATCACGATGGAAAGCGTACGCGGCGGAAACTGAATACCCGAAAGTGGTGAAGTAGGCGGTGATATCATTAACAGAAGACAGACAAGGCGTGAGTAACGGCAGCGAAGCTAAGGAGTCCTTACATCATGTGCCGCTTCCACCAGTGCTGAAACACGATGAGGGCCCAGATCCGGGCGTGCACGTCGCCGGGGTTGCGCGAAAACAGCTGCGTCTTCAGGGCCCGGATACCGTCGACGCTGAAAATGCCCTGGGCCTCGATAAAGCCGTCCGACAGGAGGTCGTCCTCAATCAGGGGCCGTAGCTCGTTGCGGAACCACTTGAGCAGGGGCACTTCGAAACCGTGCTTGGGGCGCTTGTAGAGCTCCTCGGGCAGCATAGGCCGGAAGGCGTCCTGCACGATCTTCTTTTTCATCTTCGCGTCGATTTTGCTTTCGACGGGCAAGGAGAAGGCGAAGTTCACCACGTTGGGGTCTAGGAAGGGCGGGCGCACCTCCAGGGAGTTGGCCATGCTCATCAGGTCGACCTTGGCCAGCATATCGTAGGGCAGCACCAGGTTCATGTCGGTGAGCAGCACCTCGTTCAGGTCGCCGTCGGCGTGCAGGTGTTGCAGCACGTCCTTGCGGCGCTTCTCGGCCAGCTTCTTGCCCACCTTGCGGCGCGAGTCGGCGCTGAGCAGGTTGCGGGCGTCTTTCTCGTTGACAAACGTGGCCCAGTCCCAGTACCGGTCCTTGGGGCCGCTGAGCATGCCGCGCGAGAAGCGCTGAAACTGCCGGATGCGGTTGCCGAAAAACGAGTTGCGCGACTTGGGCAGCACGTCCCAGAGCAGGTTCAGGCCCGTGACGGCCTCGGCCTTGAAGCCGCCCTGCCGCACCTGAAACTCGCCCATGTGCTTGTTGTAGCCGGCAAACATCTCGTCGGCCCCGTCGCCCGACAAGGCCACGGTGGCCTTCTCGCGGGTCCGCTTGCTGAGAATATACACGGCCAGGGCCGAGGAATCGGCGAAGGGCTCGTCGATGTAGTCGAGTACGTCGAAGATGTGGTCGTAGAGGTCCTGGTTGGTGAGCGAGAAAACCGTGTGGTTGGTTTTGTAGCGCTCGGCCACCAGCTTAGCGTACTTGGTTTCGTCGAAGAAGGGCTCGTCGCGGTAACCGATGCTGAACGTGTTCAGGTGCTGGGTGTGGCGCGAGGCCAGGGCCACAATGACGCTGGAGTCGATGCCGCCGCTGAGGAAGGCGCCCAGCGGCAC is a window from the Hymenobacter aquaticus genome containing:
- a CDS encoding sugar 3,4-ketoisomerase encodes the protein MQKPHLIEFPKLGATDIGYISVGEANGIIPFPIERTFWTYFTPESIVRGRHAHHATEQVLVAVAGRIIVTTEMPDGEVQTFVLESPHVGVYVPPNAWHTMQYSHTAVQLVFASTRYNEQDYIRHYEDFRRVWGPK
- the asnB gene encoding asparagine synthase (glutamine-hydrolyzing), with amino-acid sequence MCGITGVFAFTDAGRRSLSALHASTDAIISRGPDSQGHFVYDRCGLGFRRLAILDLTADGNQPMTDESGRYTIVFNGEIFNFKELRQKLIKKGHRFHSQTDTEVILQLYIAEGRGFLKKLNGFFGLAIYDKEEDSLFIARDRMGEKPLLVYRDEDKMFFASEMKSLLALGVPRKLDYVALSHYLQLNYIPGPATIFKGVKKLLPGHYLFIKGGKVVKKRYYKIPYDPKKTAKNKLSYEDQQKKLVELLDDATARRLVADVPLGAFLSGGIDSSVIVALASRHTQHLNTFSIGYRDEPFFDETKYAKLVAERYKTNHTVFSLTNQDLYDHIFDVLDYIDEPFADSSALAVYILSKRTREKATVALSGDGADEMFAGYNKHMGEFQVRQGGFKAEAVTGLNLLWDVLPKSRNSFFGNRIRQFQRFSRGMLSGPKDRYWDWATFVNEKDARNLLSADSRRKVGKKLAEKRRKDVLQHLHADGDLNEVLLTDMNLVLPYDMLAKVDLMSMANSLEVRPPFLDPNVVNFAFSLPVESKIDAKMKKKIVQDAFRPMLPEELYKRPKHGFEVPLLKWFRNELRPLIEDDLLSDGFIEAQGIFSVDGIRALKTQLFSRNPGDVHARIWALIVFQHWWKRHMM
- a CDS encoding UDP-glucuronic acid decarboxylase family protein, giving the protein MATTSDKKRVLITGGAGFLGSHLCDRFLAEGYHVIAMDNLITGDLANIEHLFGKEDFEFHHADVSKFVFVPGKLDYILHFASPASPIDYLKIPIQTLKVGSLGTHNLLGLARVKGARMLIASTSEVYGDPEIHPQVEEYFGNVNPVGPRGCYDEAKRFQEAITMAYHNHHGLETRIVRIFNTYGPRMRLNDGRVLPAFLSQALRGENLTVFGDGSQTRSFCYVDDLVEGIYRLLLSDYALPVNIGNPDEITIKEFGEEIAKLMNVEFKPTYQELPQNDPMKRKPDITKAKEILGWEPKVDRAEGLRRTLEYFKEHVQVAAAGQVNNTPRTF
- a CDS encoding GNAT family protein, producing MGTQVNPALVAARADKLFFYSPYNFLRKLDVETQQRLFGTGLAEQYAADSTHRVFAFEQEGATVQFLYSYLAWDSDFFQAEVYKVFTMLFAADASAAVLAAAGTAFRQHLQQQGATYCFAELPAEDTRVAQALGAAGWRMVETRLLFFHDAVATFEQPRYPVRLARKEEATAIGQISAAARNEYDRFHADRWFAGDTGDRFLARYASAAVEGYCDAVLVPAEENLPVDSFLAISDLRAHAAELGTGFSRVVLTAVGPENRGWHLKLVSETVQRARQQGAEYVLMTTQATNRAVFRTCEKLGFKLGGSSHVLAWSK
- a CDS encoding UDP-glucose dehydrogenase family protein → MKIAVVGTGYVGLVTGTCFAEVGIDVTCIDIDQKKIDNLHKGILPIYEPGLEEMVSRNVEKGRLHFSTSLAEGIKDADVAFIAVGTPPGEDGSADLKYVLAVARGIGENMNNYGVIVTKSTVPVGTAAKVRTEIEQALAKRGADIEFDVASNPEFLKEGAAIDDFLKPDRIVVGVASARAEEVMSKLYKPFLLNGHPIIFMDIPSAEMTKYAANSMLATKISFMNDIANLCEIMGADVNMVRKGIGSDARIGTKFIYPGIGYGGSCFPKDVKALIKTASENGYEMQVLKAVESVNDAQKEVLFDKVYKHFGSDLKGKKMAVWGLSFKPKTDDMREAPSLVIIDKLLDAGCTVSAYDPVAMEEAKHSLGDRITYAKDEFDALIDADALLVVTEWPDFRSPNFDVVARLMKQKAIFDGRNIYDAKELHEAGFTYHCIGIRTDHKEPVA
- a CDS encoding glycosyltransferase family 39 protein gives rise to the protein MILNPVGATGREVEDAPAYLPGLRASLRSAWPKVWPLLAVGLAIRVLFLLVGAKIYYLGRQSDIYTNGDSYSYLLSFHNLLEYGRYTFDLTEPEAAVGRMPGYPLFYGLHYLIFGSGALQAVAVTQLVLDTLGIWLLYTITARLAPPNSWAPALAALLLAFYPFSILWITVLGTESLGLLLVLLWWATMLLANPRRRNWALLGALLAVIVFVREFLGVCMAITLLYLAVYAMKGRFRSTARRPLVFALAGFLLLYTWWPVRNYMVLGRFIPLKPAAAGYANLREDVQSALSWMLTWTNDVTTGMDELMFAAKPSFPDEVIHTLAEKQLLDSLIVLSRSCASSFHVRMQLQRPDPRAGQASLQGLDQYRKAQFANTLRHHNCNAQVSAGYDRLRESYLQRHPWKGRIAVPLQNLQKVLFKNQLKPGPDGQVSMAQRLSGVLFIWRSVLLAFGLLGAWRYRKVAGLWPGLAFSAIIFVYMAIIFRSMEMRYLLQADVVMLVPAALIIASWLPRRLQKSIRTTVAA
- a CDS encoding glycosyltransferase family 2 protein is translated as MISPPTSPLSGIQFPPRTLSIVIPAYNEAPTIHLILDQLKKVELAGGLAKEVIIVNDCSRDNTEEAIERYIAANPDLPIRYLKHAINQGKGAALHTGIREATGDYVIIQDADLEYDPQEYNLLLNPVLRGFADVVYGSRFMGGNPHRILFFWHSIGNYWLTMLSNAFSNLNLTDMETCYKLFRRDIIQGLRLEENRFGFEPEVTAKVARVPNVRIYEVGISYYGRTYAEGKKIGWRDGFRAIYCIFKYGLFAKL